The Populus trichocarpa isolate Nisqually-1 chromosome 2, P.trichocarpa_v4.1, whole genome shotgun sequence genome has a window encoding:
- the LOC7460479 gene encoding gibberellin 2-beta-dioxygenase 2, whose translation MVVPSPTPARTRKTKAFGIPTVDLSLDRSNVSKLIVRACEEYGFFKVTNHGVSKEVVTRMEEEAAHFFSKPATEKHRAGPASPFGYGCKNIGCNGDMGELEYLLLHANPLSVFERSKTISNDPSEFSCVVNDYIQAVKQLACEILDLTAEGLWVPDKRAFSRFIRDVHSDSVLRLNHYPAFEEIMDWDPSPKTIGFGEHSDPQILTILRSNDVGGLQIYLRDGLWVPVPPDPTGFYVIVGDAFQVLTNGRFESVRHRVLASSGKPRMSMMYFGAPPLNAWISPPPQLVLPQNPSLYKPFTWSEFKKAAYSLRLRDTRLDLFKIHATEKFAS comes from the exons ATGGTAGTTCCTTCTCCAACTCCAGCACGAACCAGAAAAACGAAGGCCTTTGGAATTCCTACTGTTGATCTCTCTCTTGATAGGTCAAACGTATCGAAACTGATCGTAAGGGCATGTGAAGAATATGGATTCTTCAAAGTGACGAATCATGGGGTCAGTAAGGAGGTCGTAACCAGAATGGAGGAGGAAGCTGCTCATTTTTTCTCAAAACCAGCCACGGAAAAGCACCGAGCTGGACCTGCTAGTCCTTTTGGCTATGGTTGCAAAAATATTGGCTGCAATGGTGACATGGGCGAGCTTGAATATCTTCTCCTCCACGCCAATCCTCTCTCCGTCTTTGAAAGATCCAAAACCATCTCAAATGACCCTTCAGAATTCAG CTGCGTGGTGAATGATTACATACAAGCGGTTAAGCAACTGGCGTGTGAGATTCTTGATCTAACGGCTGAGGGCTTGTGGGTCCCGGATAAACGTGCATTCAGCAGGTTCATCAGAGATGTCCACAGCGATTCTGTTCTTAGACTTAATCACTACCCTGCATTCGAAGAGATCATGGACTGGGACCCATCACCTAAAACAATTGGTTTTGGCGAGCACTCCGACCCTCAAATCTTGACCATCTTGCGATCCAACGACGTTGGGGGCCTCCAAATTTATTTGCGTGATGGCTTGTGGGTCCCTGTTCCTCCTGACCCCACCGGATTCTATGTGATCGTGGGGGATGCCTTCCAG GTTTTAACGAATGGGAGGTTTGAAAGCGTTAGACACAGAGTGTTGGCGAGCTCGGGGAAGCCAAGAATGTCAATGATGTACTTTGGGGCGCCACCGCTTAACGCATGGATCTCTCCGCCTCCACAGCTGGTCTTGCCACAAAATCCAAGCCTCTACAAACCCTTCACTTGGAGTGAATTCAAGAAAGCTGCCTATTCTCTGCGATTGAGAGATACGCGTCTTGACCTCTTCAAGATTCATGCCACAGAAAAATTTgcttcttga